A genome region from Schaalia sp. 19OD2882 includes the following:
- a CDS encoding NAD(P)H-dependent oxidoreductase, which produces MKTVINIFHPDMSTSRVNARLAREVQDIEGIVIRDIYGLYPDWKIDVPAEQAAIEAADRVVWQFPLHWYSGPALMKEWQDVVLSYGWAYGSTGMGLVGKELLIACTVGSPAQSYAMDGAYRTTLHELFAQYRAITPLVGMKWLDPFTVTGTLVIADAALDWAARQYRERLLS; this is translated from the coding sequence GTGAAGACCGTCATCAACATCTTCCATCCGGACATGTCCACATCCCGCGTGAACGCGCGGCTGGCGCGCGAGGTCCAGGACATCGAAGGCATCGTCATCCGCGACATCTACGGCCTCTACCCGGACTGGAAGATCGACGTTCCTGCGGAGCAGGCCGCCATCGAAGCCGCCGACCGGGTCGTCTGGCAGTTCCCCCTGCACTGGTACTCCGGGCCGGCCCTCATGAAGGAATGGCAGGACGTGGTCCTCAGCTACGGGTGGGCCTACGGGTCAACCGGCATGGGGCTGGTCGGCAAGGAGCTGCTCATCGCCTGCACCGTCGGCTCACCCGCGCAGAGCTACGCCATGGACGGCGCCTACCGGACCACCCTGCACGAGCTCTTCGCCCAGTACCGGGCAATCACCCCACTGGTGGGCATGAAGTGGCTGGACCCATTCACCGTCACCGGGACCCTGGTCATTGCAGATGCCGCGCTGGACTGGGCGGCACGCCAGTACAGGGAGCGCCTGCTCAGCTGA
- a CDS encoding ABC transporter ATP-binding protein/permease: MLELREITKAYRTASLTQVALDGVRLAFRDNEFVAVLGQSGSGKTTMLNIIGGLDRFDSGDLVIDGISTKDYRDRDWDTYRNNRIGFVFQSYNLIPHQSVLANVELALTLSGVGRGERRRRALAALDEVGLADHVHKKPGQLSGGQMQRVAIARALVNDPEILLADEPTGALDSQTSVQVMDLLKEVARDRLVIMVTHNPDLAHAYATRIVELADGRVLRDSAPFTPGTEELREARPTRRASMSLLTALSLSFTNLMTKKGRTLMTSFAGSIGIIGIAAILALANGVNAYIDRTEEEMLTAYPLSIQRTGMDLTAVMGIMQDADSGTRDAPASDGAAAGGSGGAGGADQTGSGGGGAGGVGGSDGAVSTRATLERALGAVSSNDLASLKTYLDANGGQIRDHVRAIEYEYDVTPLIHLPDTGRGTKQVNPSTLVNAASLPSSVPRMFRANLRTDSFAQLPVDPAVYSSDYDVKAGHWPEGPDELVLVLPKDGRLFDVLEFNMGLRDTAEIDKMVQRLDPGGSRALDAGQSVGAAPSAPSVAMQSGQGGQSSGDEGGQSGETAQSGRTYDYDELMGVEFRLVHAHDMYTWNAATKVWTDRSDDAAHIDALVAKGRPLHVTGVVQVKADTDASPLRSGLYYTQDLVREVMREAASSQIVRQQIANPKTNVFNGKAFADPADSPMSGFDMASLFSIDEKKIQAAFSFDESALAASMSRLDLSGIDLSALQGVGLEMPPLDIESLDLSGLGQIDLSAMDLSGIDTASLQKQFPQLANVKWDRILSKALADGALTPEAGQIIGGLTQQLLREFIQYQSAHAGAGKDSATLAIEYFSQPEVRERLRATLMDPRVINQDKLTSNLVTALGQDPALVTVGTQVGQEIAGQIATQLATQVGSQVAATIGSAISTQLQSAMTGYMTQMMGILQEQISARIESTMSSMAQNMSSAMKIDQKAFAQAFTSKMDAKDLASYITQMMSASTESYESNLTKLGWGDLSDPSNIDIYPRSFEDKDAVKAILDSYNTQMRDSGRDKKAITYSDLVGTLMTSVTQIVNMISSMLIAFVAISLVVSSIMIGIITYISVLERKKEIGILRSIGASKGDVRSVFNAETFLVGLLAGAIGVAFTALATIPTNIIVEQQLGVAGIAQLPVLAGVVLIGISVLLTLAAGLLPAGAAAKADPVEALRSE; the protein is encoded by the coding sequence GTGCTGGAACTGCGAGAGATCACCAAGGCCTACCGCACGGCCAGCCTCACCCAGGTGGCGCTGGACGGGGTCCGCCTCGCATTCCGGGACAACGAATTCGTCGCAGTCCTGGGCCAGTCCGGCTCCGGCAAGACGACGATGCTCAACATCATCGGCGGCCTGGATCGATTCGACTCAGGTGACCTGGTCATCGATGGCATCTCCACCAAGGACTACCGCGACCGCGACTGGGACACCTACCGCAACAACCGCATCGGCTTCGTCTTCCAGTCCTACAACCTCATCCCGCACCAGTCGGTGCTGGCCAACGTCGAGCTGGCACTGACCCTGTCCGGAGTCGGGCGGGGCGAACGCAGACGCAGGGCGCTCGCGGCCCTCGACGAGGTGGGGCTGGCCGACCACGTCCACAAGAAACCCGGCCAACTCTCCGGCGGCCAGATGCAGCGTGTGGCCATCGCCCGCGCCCTGGTCAACGACCCGGAGATCCTCCTGGCCGACGAACCCACCGGCGCCCTCGACTCCCAGACCTCCGTGCAGGTCATGGACCTGCTCAAAGAGGTTGCGCGTGACCGACTGGTCATCATGGTCACCCACAACCCGGACCTGGCCCACGCCTACGCCACTCGCATCGTCGAACTGGCCGACGGGCGGGTGCTCCGTGACTCCGCGCCTTTCACCCCCGGCACCGAGGAGCTGCGTGAAGCCCGCCCGACCCGCCGTGCGTCGATGAGCCTCCTGACCGCGCTTTCCCTGTCCTTCACGAACCTCATGACGAAGAAGGGCCGGACGCTGATGACCTCCTTCGCGGGGTCCATCGGCATCATCGGGATCGCGGCGATCCTCGCGCTGGCCAATGGTGTCAACGCCTACATCGACCGCACCGAGGAGGAGATGCTCACCGCCTATCCGCTGAGCATCCAGCGCACCGGCATGGACCTGACCGCCGTCATGGGCATCATGCAGGACGCCGACAGCGGCACCCGCGACGCACCCGCTTCCGATGGCGCCGCCGCGGGCGGCAGTGGTGGGGCAGGCGGCGCGGACCAGACCGGCAGTGGTGGGGGCGGCGCCGGCGGAGTCGGTGGCTCGGACGGCGCAGTGTCCACCAGGGCGACTCTGGAGCGCGCCCTGGGGGCAGTCTCCTCCAACGACCTCGCCTCGCTGAAGACCTACCTGGACGCCAACGGCGGGCAGATCCGCGACCACGTGCGCGCAATCGAGTACGAGTACGACGTCACCCCGCTCATCCACCTGCCGGACACCGGTAGGGGGACCAAGCAGGTGAACCCGTCCACCCTGGTCAATGCCGCATCGCTGCCGTCCTCTGTGCCACGCATGTTCCGCGCAAACCTGCGCACGGACTCCTTCGCGCAGTTACCCGTCGACCCGGCGGTGTACTCCTCCGACTACGACGTCAAGGCCGGGCACTGGCCCGAGGGGCCTGACGAACTCGTCCTGGTCCTGCCAAAGGACGGCAGGCTCTTCGACGTCCTCGAGTTCAACATGGGTCTGCGCGACACGGCGGAGATCGACAAGATGGTGCAGCGTCTGGATCCGGGTGGCTCCCGGGCCCTGGACGCGGGGCAGTCCGTGGGCGCGGCACCCTCGGCCCCCTCTGTCGCAATGCAGTCGGGCCAGGGCGGGCAGTCCTCGGGCGACGAGGGCGGCCAGTCGGGCGAGACTGCCCAGAGCGGACGCACCTACGACTACGACGAACTCATGGGCGTCGAATTCCGCCTGGTCCACGCCCACGACATGTACACGTGGAACGCGGCCACCAAGGTGTGGACCGACCGCAGTGATGACGCCGCCCACATCGACGCCCTCGTCGCGAAGGGCCGACCCCTGCACGTCACCGGGGTCGTACAGGTCAAGGCCGACACCGACGCCTCCCCCCTGAGGTCGGGCCTCTACTACACGCAGGACCTCGTCCGAGAGGTCATGAGGGAGGCAGCGTCCTCGCAGATCGTCCGCCAACAGATCGCCAACCCGAAGACGAACGTCTTCAACGGGAAGGCCTTCGCGGATCCCGCCGACTCACCCATGTCCGGATTCGACATGGCCTCCCTGTTCTCCATCGACGAGAAGAAGATCCAGGCCGCGTTCTCCTTCGACGAATCCGCGTTGGCCGCCTCCATGTCCCGGCTCGACCTGTCCGGAATCGACCTGTCGGCCCTGCAAGGTGTCGGCCTGGAGATGCCTCCCCTGGACATTGAGAGCCTGGACCTGTCGGGGCTGGGGCAGATCGACCTGTCGGCAATGGACCTCAGTGGCATCGACACCGCCTCACTGCAAAAGCAATTCCCGCAGCTCGCCAATGTCAAGTGGGACCGGATCCTTTCCAAGGCGCTGGCCGACGGGGCTCTCACACCCGAAGCCGGGCAGATCATCGGTGGCCTCACCCAACAACTCCTGCGCGAATTCATCCAGTACCAGTCCGCCCACGCCGGGGCGGGCAAGGACAGCGCCACCTTGGCCATCGAGTACTTCTCCCAACCCGAGGTCCGTGAACGCCTGCGCGCCACCCTCATGGATCCGCGGGTCATCAACCAGGACAAACTCACGTCGAATCTGGTCACCGCCTTGGGCCAGGACCCCGCCCTGGTCACCGTGGGCACCCAGGTGGGCCAGGAGATCGCCGGACAGATCGCCACCCAACTGGCCACCCAGGTCGGCTCGCAGGTGGCCGCCACCATCGGATCGGCGATCTCCACCCAATTGCAGAGCGCCATGACCGGCTACATGACCCAGATGATGGGAATTCTTCAAGAGCAGATCTCCGCCCGGATCGAGTCGACCATGAGCTCGATGGCGCAGAACATGTCCTCGGCGATGAAGATCGACCAGAAGGCCTTCGCGCAGGCCTTCACCTCGAAAATGGACGCCAAGGACCTGGCTTCCTACATCACGCAGATGATGTCCGCATCCACCGAGAGCTACGAGTCGAACCTGACCAAACTCGGATGGGGAGACCTCTCCGACCCCTCGAACATCGACATCTATCCGAGGTCCTTCGAGGACAAGGACGCCGTCAAGGCGATCCTCGACTCCTACAACACGCAGATGCGCGACAGCGGGAGGGACAAGAAGGCGATCACCTACTCCGACCTGGTGGGCACGCTCATGACGTCGGTGACGCAGATCGTCAACATGATTTCGTCGATGCTCATCGCCTTCGTCGCGATCTCCTTGGTCGTGTCCTCGATCATGATCGGGATCATCACCTACATCTCCGTGCTGGAACGCAAGAAGGAGATCGGCATCCTGCGCTCCATCGGCGCTTCGAAGGGGGACGTGCGCTCCGTGTTCAACGCCGAGACCTTCCTGGTGGGCCTGTTGGCCGGTGCCATCGGCGTCGCCTTCACGGCTCTGGCGACCATTCCGACGAACATCATCGTCGAACAGCAACTCGGGGTGGCCGGGATCGCCCAACTGCCGGTGCTCGCCGGGGTGGTCCTCATCGGGATCTCCGTGCTGCTGACCTTGGCGGCGGGCCTGCTGCCTGCAGGTGCTGCGGCAAAAGCCGATCCGGTGGAGGCCTTGAGGAGCGAGTGA
- a CDS encoding response regulator transcription factor: MITLGLVDDEPLFCAGLAMILDSQVDMEVRWQALDGEQALARQRSEPVDVVLMDIQMPNMDGLSATRAFVAEGLAGRVVVLTTFDTDEFVLGAIEAGACGFLLKTTPPDRLVEAVRTVCAGDAVISPGPTRRLLTAVRSSDLGPGAPAGAGGLSGVAAAAGSVSTHAGGVPEAQLSPEDARSLEALTEREVEILALVANGLTNQEICDELWLSMPTVKTHVSRLLAKTLSRDRVQLVLFALRTGVCDPSRVLSAGHD, encoded by the coding sequence ATGATCACCTTGGGTTTGGTCGATGACGAACCGTTGTTCTGCGCGGGTCTGGCAATGATCCTCGACTCGCAGGTGGACATGGAGGTCCGCTGGCAGGCCCTGGACGGCGAGCAGGCGCTGGCGCGGCAGCGCAGCGAGCCCGTGGACGTGGTGCTCATGGACATACAGATGCCGAACATGGACGGGCTGAGCGCGACCCGCGCCTTTGTGGCGGAGGGGCTTGCGGGTCGCGTGGTGGTGCTCACCACCTTCGACACTGACGAGTTCGTCCTGGGGGCCATCGAGGCCGGGGCATGCGGTTTCCTGTTGAAGACCACTCCCCCGGACCGTCTGGTCGAAGCCGTGCGCACCGTGTGTGCAGGCGATGCAGTGATCTCACCGGGGCCGACGCGTCGTCTGCTCACCGCGGTGCGCTCAAGCGACCTGGGCCCCGGCGCTCCCGCCGGTGCCGGTGGCCTTTCCGGGGTTGCAGCGGCTGCCGGATCGGTGTCCACTCACGCCGGCGGGGTCCCGGAGGCGCAGCTCTCGCCCGAGGATGCGCGGAGCCTGGAGGCGCTCACCGAACGCGAAGTGGAGATCCTTGCCCTTGTCGCCAACGGCCTGACGAATCAGGAGATCTGCGACGAGTTGTGGCTGTCGATGCCCACGGTGAAGACGCATGTGAGTCGCCTGCTGGCCAAGACCTTGTCGCGTGACCGGGTACAACTGGTGCTCTTCGCCCTTCGCACAGGGGTGTGCGACCCCTCACGGGTGCTTTCCGCCGGGCATGACTGA
- a CDS encoding NAD(P)H-dependent oxidoreductase, translating into MTTLVVLDHPDMPASRANARMIAALTDLPDVVVRDLRALYPDGHIDVAAEQEAVAAADRLVWQFPFHWYSAPGLLKQWQDDVFAYGWAYGSTGNALQGKKLMVAVTTGAPAENYQPEGVYGHTMEHLLAPFEAVCALTGMVWEQPFIVAGAMGADDATLDAAAKEYAEYLAR; encoded by the coding sequence GTGACCACTCTCGTCGTTCTCGACCACCCCGACATGCCCGCTTCCCGCGCCAACGCGCGCATGATTGCCGCCTTGACCGACCTGCCCGACGTGGTCGTGCGCGACCTGCGTGCCCTGTACCCGGACGGCCACATCGACGTGGCAGCCGAGCAGGAGGCCGTCGCCGCCGCCGACCGCCTGGTCTGGCAGTTCCCCTTCCACTGGTACTCGGCCCCCGGGCTGCTCAAGCAGTGGCAGGACGACGTCTTTGCCTACGGGTGGGCCTACGGTTCCACCGGCAACGCCCTGCAGGGCAAGAAGCTCATGGTTGCCGTCACCACTGGGGCCCCGGCCGAGAACTACCAGCCCGAGGGCGTCTACGGCCACACGATGGAACACCTGCTGGCCCCCTTCGAGGCCGTGTGTGCGCTGACCGGCATGGTCTGGGAGCAGCCCTTCATCGTCGCCGGTGCCATGGGCGCTGACGATGCCACTTTGGATGCCGCCGCCAAGGAGTACGCCGAGTACCTGGCGCGCTGA
- a CDS encoding response regulator transcription factor, whose product MKVLVVDDDALVSQSLVTILSVEADVEVVGVGNSGPDAVAKYDQLRPDVLLMDVQMPGGDGLTAAEQILAAHPEARIVFLTTFSDDDYIFRALKLGARGYLVKQDIAQIAPALRGVMAGVSVLEGHLLERTAKLAPGAGTGAGRSRRATVFASLTDREYEVVEAVADGLVNAEVAERLFMSEGTVRNHISAILAKLGLRNRTQLAVAWYHSGN is encoded by the coding sequence ATGAAGGTCCTGGTGGTCGACGACGACGCCCTGGTGTCCCAGTCGCTGGTGACCATCTTGTCCGTCGAGGCCGATGTCGAGGTCGTCGGCGTGGGCAACAGCGGTCCGGATGCGGTGGCGAAGTACGACCAACTGCGCCCGGATGTGTTGCTCATGGACGTGCAGATGCCGGGTGGTGACGGGCTGACGGCTGCCGAACAGATCCTGGCGGCGCATCCGGAGGCACGAATCGTCTTCCTGACGACCTTCTCCGACGACGACTACATCTTCCGCGCCCTCAAGCTGGGGGCTCGCGGGTACCTCGTCAAGCAGGACATCGCGCAGATCGCGCCTGCCCTGCGGGGCGTCATGGCGGGGGTCAGTGTTCTGGAGGGCCATCTGTTGGAGCGCACGGCGAAGCTGGCGCCCGGTGCGGGGACGGGCGCGGGTCGGTCACGACGGGCGACCGTGTTCGCGAGCCTGACCGACCGTGAGTACGAGGTCGTCGAAGCCGTCGCCGACGGACTGGTCAATGCGGAGGTCGCCGAGCGCCTGTTCATGAGCGAAGGCACTGTGCGCAACCACATTTCTGCGATCCTGGCCAAACTCGGTCTGCGCAATCGCACGCAATTGGCCGTGGCCTGGTACCACAGCGGGAACTGA
- a CDS encoding TatD family hydrolase, with product MSKRKTRTWPEAPEPLAGTVIDNHTHLPVHEMQIPRADGVRLPLEDQLERARAAGITRIVSCACEVPDFDPMIALAAEHPQVRVALAIHPNEAALHAGHADPSPDGLTPIPQAHHTMSLDEAINEVASRLHHPAVVAVGETGLDHHRTAGPGRHAQKASFRAHLALAREADLPLQIHDRDAHAETLAILRTDAHPDQPIVFHCFSGGAEMAGELAANGWYASFAGPITYPGNGELREALKAMPRDLVLVETDAPYLTPAPHRGSPNASYVMAHTVRAIAQLWGIDEGAACAQLSANTDAVYGMW from the coding sequence GTGAGCAAGCGCAAGACCAGGACGTGGCCCGAGGCGCCGGAGCCCTTGGCGGGCACCGTCATCGACAACCACACCCACCTGCCCGTCCACGAGATGCAGATCCCCCGAGCCGACGGGGTGCGGCTGCCACTGGAGGACCAACTGGAAAGGGCCAGGGCCGCAGGCATCACCCGGATCGTCTCCTGCGCCTGCGAAGTCCCCGACTTCGACCCGATGATCGCCCTGGCCGCCGAGCACCCACAGGTCCGCGTGGCCCTGGCGATCCACCCCAACGAGGCGGCACTGCACGCCGGTCACGCCGACCCCTCGCCCGACGGGCTCACCCCGATTCCACAGGCCCACCACACCATGAGCCTGGACGAGGCCATCAACGAGGTCGCCTCCCGGCTCCACCACCCCGCAGTGGTCGCAGTGGGCGAAACCGGATTGGATCACCACCGCACCGCCGGACCTGGACGCCATGCCCAGAAGGCATCCTTCCGGGCGCACCTTGCCCTGGCGCGCGAGGCCGATCTTCCCCTGCAGATCCACGACCGTGACGCCCACGCCGAAACCCTGGCGATCCTGCGGACCGACGCGCACCCGGATCAGCCGATCGTCTTCCACTGCTTCTCGGGAGGGGCCGAAATGGCAGGCGAACTGGCGGCCAACGGCTGGTACGCGTCATTCGCCGGCCCCATCACCTACCCCGGCAACGGGGAGCTGCGCGAGGCCCTGAAGGCAATGCCGCGCGACCTCGTCCTGGTCGAGACGGACGCCCCGTACCTGACCCCCGCACCCCACCGCGGCTCGCCGAACGCCTCCTATGTCATGGCGCACACCGTCCGGGCGATCGCCCAACTGTGGGGCATCGACGAGGGCGCCGCATGTGCCCAGCTCAGCGCCAACACAGATGCCGTGTACGGGATGTGGTGA
- a CDS encoding nitroreductase family protein encodes MTTAHDFRHLAQARRSMRDFLPDPVPQEVLDEILVDAAQTPSWSNTRPYELVLATGEVAQRVRAGYLAAFEKVVPMRRGGRLAALSVLAKGAMPDGDFPLWRPYPPELKKRADQVGRALYAHLGIARGDREGRIEAERANFRAFGAPVIGFVLVHTKMLPVSAMDAGIMLQTLFLSAKARGVDSCALGSLALWRTPLEAEFELPKHYALITGFALGYASGAPVNDFRASHPALVPLPPRDSSVTS; translated from the coding sequence ATGACGACAGCCCACGACTTCCGACACCTTGCCCAAGCGCGGCGGAGCATGCGTGACTTCCTGCCGGACCCGGTGCCCCAGGAGGTGCTGGATGAAATCCTCGTTGATGCGGCGCAGACTCCCTCCTGGTCGAACACCCGCCCCTACGAGTTGGTCCTGGCCACGGGGGAGGTGGCCCAGAGGGTGCGGGCAGGGTACTTGGCGGCCTTTGAGAAGGTGGTGCCGATGCGCCGCGGCGGCCGCCTGGCAGCCCTGTCGGTGCTGGCCAAGGGCGCCATGCCGGATGGCGACTTTCCACTGTGGCGCCCCTATCCGCCGGAGCTGAAGAAGCGTGCGGACCAGGTCGGGCGGGCGCTCTACGCGCATCTGGGCATCGCCCGTGGGGATCGCGAGGGGCGTATCGAGGCCGAGAGGGCGAACTTCCGGGCCTTCGGCGCCCCGGTGATCGGGTTCGTCCTGGTCCACACGAAGATGCTGCCGGTTTCGGCGATGGATGCCGGGATCATGCTGCAAACGCTGTTCCTCTCGGCCAAGGCGCGAGGGGTCGACTCGTGTGCGCTGGGGTCGCTTGCCCTGTGGCGCACTCCTCTGGAGGCGGAGTTCGAATTGCCGAAGCACTACGCCCTCATCACAGGTTTCGCCCTCGGTTACGCCAGCGGCGCTCCGGTCAACGACTTCCGTGCTTCCCACCCCGCCCTCGTCCCCCTTCCCCCGCGAGATTCGTCCGTCACCTCGTGA
- a CDS encoding resuscitation-promoting factor, with protein sequence MKKSTSTRRIIIAASALGAAAVIGVAGTALAFAHREVTIEVDGVALPVSGFLTDVNSALAAGGVQVGAHDQVAPALDQAVVDGSTVVVHTASPYTLMVDGASVTAWSTADSVKDVIADAAAGKTKVAMPANRSQIRAELPLTSGDGKVMVRVDGKDVPVEAAVTDTAEQLLAKGKVKASPIDRVAFLNEGGALVLEVTRVTRAVENKTEPLAFQTEERENADMDKGTTEVLQEGVDGTVVTSVYRETVGGKVTVQATLGSTRTEPKSKIIAVGTKEKPQQAEANTSGTANGSGSGTQPAPAPSDVGSDVWAALAQCESGGDPTTNTGNGFYGMYQFTQSTWESVGGSGRPSEASAAEQTMRAQILQSRAGWGQWPGCAAKLGLL encoded by the coding sequence ATGAAGAAGTCCACGTCGACCCGACGCATCATCATCGCTGCCAGTGCACTGGGCGCTGCTGCCGTCATCGGTGTCGCGGGCACGGCCCTGGCGTTTGCGCACCGGGAGGTGACCATCGAGGTCGACGGAGTTGCCCTTCCCGTCTCAGGATTCCTCACCGACGTGAACTCCGCCCTGGCCGCCGGAGGCGTGCAAGTGGGCGCCCACGACCAGGTGGCCCCGGCACTGGACCAGGCGGTGGTCGACGGTTCGACCGTCGTCGTGCACACGGCCTCGCCCTACACCCTGATGGTCGACGGAGCATCGGTCACCGCATGGTCCACCGCCGACTCGGTCAAGGACGTCATCGCTGACGCCGCCGCTGGGAAGACGAAGGTCGCCATGCCGGCCAACCGCTCACAGATCCGCGCCGAACTGCCCCTGACCTCAGGTGACGGAAAGGTCATGGTGCGAGTGGACGGCAAGGACGTGCCCGTCGAGGCGGCCGTGACCGACACTGCCGAACAGCTTCTGGCCAAAGGCAAGGTGAAGGCTTCACCAATCGACCGTGTCGCCTTCCTCAACGAGGGCGGGGCGCTGGTCCTCGAGGTCACCCGCGTGACCCGGGCAGTCGAGAACAAGACAGAGCCCTTGGCCTTCCAGACCGAGGAGCGTGAGAACGCCGACATGGACAAGGGCACCACTGAGGTGCTCCAGGAGGGCGTTGACGGAACCGTGGTCACCTCCGTCTACCGGGAGACCGTCGGCGGCAAGGTGACCGTGCAGGCGACACTGGGAAGCACCCGCACCGAGCCGAAGTCGAAGATCATTGCCGTGGGCACCAAGGAGAAGCCCCAGCAGGCCGAGGCGAACACTTCGGGCACTGCCAACGGCTCCGGGTCGGGCACTCAGCCCGCGCCCGCCCCCAGTGACGTCGGCAGTGACGTGTGGGCGGCGCTCGCCCAGTGCGAGTCGGGCGGCGATCCGACGACGAACACGGGCAACGGCTTCTACGGCATGTACCAGTTCACTCAGTCGACGTGGGAATCCGTTGGCGGCAGTGGACGGCCCTCGGAAGCCTCTGCGGCCGAGCAGACCATGCGCGCCCAGATCCTCCAGTCCCGCGCCGGTTGGGGGCAGTGGCCCGGCTGCGCCGCAAAACTCGGACTGCTCTGA
- a CDS encoding ubiquitin-like domain-containing protein gives MPRSLNLTPSRRVVLSTASLFTVAVLAIAGAGVVRAHDRVTLEVDGVSVPVTTWNGTTAGVLAAAGVEVGPHDLVQPEMHADLSDGDTVVVRTAHPYQVAVDGASHTVWSTAGSAEAILGDAAVLGGQVVLAADRSAERSAPIPLVDSARRVPLTVAGKISQITAAPGRDVRQVLADAGVEVSPIDRVKVGVEKGTMTIRVAKVQRGTVVEKAPVAFTEESKTSDSMFEGEKQVTTVGKAGTTATTVWHETVDGKETVRAVVATTTETAPVKQVVETGTKEATAKALVEAGIDPKATLEEKTEEDGTVSVRYRAALGTLSSAEEIRAATGGTPAAAESNNGQTPTAPTPAPQAAGDYSGSDPKAIAKGMVAARGWSDSEFQCLVVLWQRESGWNPYAENPSSGAYGIPQSLPGSKMASAGDDWRTNPATQITWGLGYIAGRYGTPCAALGHSDSVGWY, from the coding sequence ATGCCCCGGAGCCTCAACCTCACCCCGTCGCGACGCGTCGTCCTGTCGACCGCAAGCCTTTTCACCGTGGCGGTGCTCGCCATTGCCGGAGCAGGAGTGGTCCGAGCCCACGACCGGGTGACCCTCGAGGTCGACGGCGTCAGCGTGCCCGTGACCACGTGGAACGGGACCACCGCCGGAGTGTTGGCCGCAGCAGGGGTCGAGGTCGGTCCACACGACCTGGTCCAGCCGGAGATGCACGCTGACCTCAGCGACGGAGACACCGTTGTCGTGCGCACCGCCCACCCCTACCAGGTGGCCGTCGACGGGGCCTCGCACACGGTGTGGTCCACCGCAGGATCGGCCGAAGCGATCCTCGGGGATGCCGCAGTCCTGGGCGGCCAAGTGGTCCTGGCGGCGGACCGCTCAGCCGAACGCTCGGCCCCGATCCCCCTGGTCGACTCCGCGCGGCGGGTGCCCCTGACGGTGGCGGGCAAGATCAGCCAGATCACCGCAGCCCCCGGACGTGACGTGCGCCAGGTCCTGGCCGACGCCGGGGTCGAGGTCTCGCCGATCGACCGGGTCAAGGTCGGCGTCGAGAAGGGCACCATGACCATCCGGGTTGCCAAGGTGCAGCGCGGAACGGTGGTCGAAAAGGCGCCGGTGGCCTTCACCGAGGAGTCCAAGACCAGCGACTCCATGTTCGAGGGCGAGAAGCAGGTCACCACCGTCGGCAAGGCAGGCACCACCGCCACCACCGTCTGGCATGAGACGGTCGACGGCAAGGAGACCGTCCGCGCCGTCGTGGCCACCACCACCGAGACCGCCCCCGTGAAGCAGGTCGTCGAGACCGGCACGAAGGAGGCCACTGCGAAGGCGCTGGTCGAGGCCGGAATCGACCCCAAGGCCACCCTTGAGGAGAAGACCGAGGAAGACGGCACCGTCTCGGTGCGCTACCGGGCGGCACTGGGCACCCTGTCCAGTGCGGAGGAGATCCGCGCAGCCACCGGCGGGACACCGGCCGCTGCCGAGTCCAACAACGGGCAGACGCCGACCGCGCCCACCCCCGCTCCGCAGGCAGCCGGCGACTACTCCGGTTCGGACCCCAAGGCCATCGCCAAGGGCATGGTCGCTGCCCGCGGCTGGTCCGACTCCGAGTTCCAGTGCCTGGTGGTCCTGTGGCAGCGTGAGTCCGGATGGAACCCCTACGCAGAGAACCCCTCCTCGGGCGCTTACGGCATCCCACAGTCCCTGCCCGGCTCGAAGATGGCTTCGGCCGGTGACGACTGGCGGACCAACCCGGCCACGCAGATCACGTGGGGCTTGGGTTACATTGCCGGACGCTACGGCACCCCGTGTGCGGCTTTGGGCCACTCGGACTCGGTGGGCTGGTACTGA